The following nucleotide sequence is from Ailuropoda melanoleuca isolate Jingjing unplaced genomic scaffold, ASM200744v2 unplaced-scaffold491, whole genome shotgun sequence.
GGGCGCCTGCCGTCCTCGCCGTGGCGGGCCCTCCAGGGCTGCTCTTGTCAGGCTTCCTTACCGGTAGAACGTTCGCGGTGGCCTGAGCAGCTCTCACTCTCTGATGATGAGGATGGGTCTCCACTGAGGCTTCTGAGCCTCGAGAGCGGGGTGTCGCCAGCTTGTGACTCACGCTTGCAGGTTCAGGAGACCATGGAGGCGCTGGCCGTGGTGCAGGATGTGGACGGCAGCCAGGATCTCTACAGAGAGCACGTGGGCCCCCTCATGGAGCGGCTGGCGGCTTCGCACCATGACTGGACCATCCATTCCGTGGAGCTCCTGCAGTTCGACGTGGTGGTCACCCACGCAGGTGAGTTCCCGCTGGGCCCAGCCTGGTTCCGGCCACGCAAGGAGGCTCCCGGCTGAACCAAGGGCAACTCAGTCTCTCCCGCCCGTGGGAACCAGCATTTTGAGGaccaaaactttaattttaaaaacaccaagCACATTATTTTTGAAGACTGTATGTAACGTGGCTCTTCACGGTCTGCCAGGCATATGGTTTTGATGTTAAGCCTGGAAGGTGCGATTTCGCGAGGCCTCCCGTGTAGCCCGTGTTCTTCAGATACACCTGAGCGTTGTTGCACTTAGCGCAGCACGCAGGCGTTCTGCGTGGCCTCCAGGCCATCCCTGCCCAGCAGTGGGAGGGTGAAAGAACGTTTCCTCGGGCAAAGCTTGTGCTCACACCCg
It contains:
- the DNAAF5 gene encoding dynein assembly factor 5, axonemal yields the protein MEALAVVQDVDGSQDLYREHVGPLMERLAASHHDWTIHSVELLQFDVVVTHAGPALGEVLPHLVPVLRSCLQPPETRRCA